Proteins from one Cryptomeria japonica chromosome 4, Sugi_1.0, whole genome shotgun sequence genomic window:
- the LOC131048973 gene encoding probable beta-D-xylosidase 5: MPGIMNWKCWVCVIAAVIAATVFRCEGDEIYVCDPMKFEMMGKDIKQFAFCDSSLGFEERAIDLVSRMTLQEKVGQMGSTSTGVPRLGLPKYEWWSEGLHGVSNTGPGIVFDQRVPGATSFPLVILSAASFNETLWRVMGEIVSTEARGMHNSGTAGLTYWSPNINLLRDPRWGRAQETPGEDPLVVSRYAVNYVRGLQDTSSSSSNMLKVASCCKHYTAYDLDAWKGIDRLHFDAEVTQQDMLDTFQPPFEACVTQGAGSCAMCSFNKINGIPSCADPQLLKNTVRGEWNLNGYIVADCDSIQVLFQSQMYVKTPEDAVAYVLRSGLDLDCEHFYTDYLLPAVVKGKVKESDIDRALVYTYTTLMRLGFFDGSKEYASLGAKDVCTPEHQELAVEAARQSIVLLKNDGSLPLSTSKITTLAVIGPHANATQAMIGNYAGVPCKYTSPIDGLEKYTKIDYKLGCYDVACGDTSLIPSAVEASRKADTTVLVVGYNLTFEAEGHDREDLLLPGQQQQLVAQVAFASKGPVILVVMTGSAVDISFAQKSGNISGILWVGYPGQGGGDAIAQLIFGTHSPGGRLPMTWYPNQYAEIVNMTDMHMRANLATQYPGRTYRFYTGDTLYPFGYGLSYTSFQYTIKSQSSQFLKVHLPKNQKCYSLFESSEQPVSNCPSIRLEDKSSKNLCKDLEIQIQVEIKNSGTRDGSEVVLLYVVPPSGRVGAPVKQLISFQRVFLTVGSSEVVVMKINACDSLGLVDNAGYKILPAGTHTLMIGQDSTNSISVNATFLPTSPPTVV; the protein is encoded by the exons ATGCCAGGCATCATGAATTGGAAATGCTGGGTATGTGTAATTGCTGCTGTAATTGCAGCAACAGTATTCAGATGTGAAGGTGATGAAATCTATGTGTGTGATCCAATGAAGTTCGAGATGATGGGAAAAGATATCAAAcaatttgcattttgtgattcatcTTTGGGATTTGAAGAGCGAGCCATAGACTTGGTGAGTCGCATGACTTTGCAAGAAAAAGTAGGACAGATGGGCAGCACTTCGACTGGAGTGCCCAGGTTGGGGCTTCCCAAATATGAATGGTGGTCAGAGGGGCTGCATGGTGTTTCGAACACAGGACCTGGTATTGTGTTCGACCAGCGCGTGCCTGGTGCCACTAGCTTTCCTCTTGTCATTCTCAGTGCAGCTTCGTTTAATGAAACTCTTTGGAGAGTCATGGGAGAG ATTGTGTCAACTGAGGCAAGGGGCATGCACAATTCAGGAACTGCAGGGCTGACTTATTGGAGTCCTAACATAAACCTTCTGAGAGATCCTCGATGGGGTCGAGCCCAAGAAACTCCAGGAGAGGATCCCCTTGTGGTTAGCAGATATGCTGTCAACTATGTTAGAGGTTTGCAAGATACCAGCAGTAGCTCCTCCAATATGCTTAAGGTTGCTTCCTGTTGCAAGCATTATACTGCTTATGATCTTGATGCTTGGAAAGGTATTGACCGCCTCCATTTTGATGCAGAG GTGACTCAACAGGATATGCTGGATACATTCCAACCACCATTTGAGGCTTGTGTAACGCAGGGTGCTGGCAGTTGTGCCATGTGTTCCTTCAATAAGATCAATGGCATTCCTTCTTGTGCAGATCCTCAGCTCTTGAAAAACACCGTTAGGGGTGAATGGAATCTCAATGG ATATATTGTTGCAGATTGTGATTCTATACAAGTATTATTCCAAAGCCAGATGTATGTTAAAACCCCTGAGGATGCAGTAGCATATGTACTGAGATCAG GGTTGGATTTGGATTGTGAACATTTTTATACAGACTACTTACTACCTGCAGTTGTAAAAGGAAAGGTAAAAGAGTCAGATATAGACAGGGCTCTTGTATACACCTATACTACTTTAATGAGGCTAGGTTTCTTTGATGGAAGTAAAGAATATGCAAGCCTTGGGGCTAAGGACGTGTGTACACCTGAGCATCAAGAGCTTGCAGTTGAAGCAGCTAGGCAAAGCATTGTGCTTCTTAAGAATGATGGATCATTGCCGTTGTCCACCTCCAAGATAACAACCCTAGCTGTGATTGGACCCCATGCAAATGCCACCCAAGCTATGATAGGCAACTATGCAG GTGTTCCTTGTAAGTATACATCCCCTATTGATGGTTTGGAGAAATATACCAAGATAGACTACAAACTTGGTTGCTATGATGTTGCTTGTGGGGATACTAGTTTAATACCTTCAGCAGTAGAGGCTTCAAGGAAAGCAGATACTACTGTGTTAGTGGTGGGATATAATCTAACATTTGAGGCTGAAGGACATGATAGAGAAGACCTCCTCTTACCAGGGCAACAGCAACAACTTGTGGCTCAAGTTGCATTTGCTTCTAAGGGCCCTGTTATtcttgttgtcatgacaggaagtGCTGTTGACATTTCTTTTGCACAAAAGTCCGGCAATATATCAGGGATCCTATGGGTGGGATACCCTGGGCAAGGAGGTGGTGATGCCATTGCTCAACTAATTTTTGGAACACACAGTCCAG GGGGTCGTCTTCCAATGACATGGTACCCTAATCAGTATGCAGAGATCGTGAATATGACAGACATGCACATGAGAGCAAATTTAGCAACACAATATCCAGGTAGAACTTACAGATTTTACACAGGAGACACATTGTATCCATTTGGGTATGGGCTTAGTTACACCAGCTTTCAATACACCATCAAGTCTCAGTCTTCCCAGTTCCTTAAAGTGCACTTGCCTAAAAACCAAAAATGTTACTCATTATTTGAATCTTCAGAACAACCAGTTTCCAATTGCCCTTCAATTCGCTTAGAGGATAAATCTTCTAAGAACCTGTGTAAGGATTTGGAAATTCAGATACAAGTTGAAATAAAGAACAGTGGAACTAGAGATGGTAGTGAAGTAGTATTGCTATATGTTGTGCCTCCATCAGGACGGGTTGGAGCTCCTGTGAAACAACTCATATCCTTCCAAAGAGTGTTTTTAACAGTTGGAAGCAGTGAAGTTGTTGTAATGAAGATCAATGCTTGTGATAGCTTGGGTTTGGTGGACAATGCAGGTTACAAGATATTGCCAGCAGGAACACATACCTTGATGATTGGACAAGATTCTACTAATTCCATCAGTGTCAATGCCACTTTCCTCCCTACTTCTCCTCCTACTGTTGTCTAA